A stretch of Streptococcus sp. oral taxon 061 DNA encodes these proteins:
- the queA gene encoding tRNA preQ1(34) S-adenosylmethionine ribosyltransferase-isomerase QueA, which produces MNTNDFDFHLPEELIAQTPLEKRDASKLLMVNRQTGEFQDRHFHSIIEMLEPGDALVMNDTRVLPARLHGQKEETGGHVELLLLKNTAGDEWEVLAKPAKRLKVGTRVVFGDGRLSAVVTEELTHGGRIVLFEYEGIFLEVLESLGEMPLPPYIHEKLDDRERYQTVYAKESGSAAAPTAGLHFTKELLEEIQQKGVHLVYLTLHVGLGTFRPVSVDNLDEHEMHSEFYQLSEEAAATLRQVKENGGRVIAVGTTSIRTLETIGSKFDGQIQADSGWTNIFIKPGYDWKVVDAFSTNFHLPKSTLVMLVSAFAGRELVLEAYQHAIDEKYRFFSFGDAMFIY; this is translated from the coding sequence ATGAATACCAATGATTTTGATTTCCACTTGCCAGAGGAGTTGATTGCACAAACACCTCTGGAAAAGCGCGATGCCTCTAAACTCTTGATGGTCAATCGCCAGACTGGAGAATTTCAAGATCGCCATTTTCACTCTATTATTGAAATGCTAGAGCCAGGTGATGCCCTGGTTATGAATGACACCCGCGTTTTGCCAGCTCGACTTCATGGCCAAAAGGAAGAAACAGGGGGCCACGTTGAACTCTTGCTCTTGAAAAATACAGCAGGAGACGAGTGGGAAGTTTTGGCGAAACCAGCTAAACGTCTCAAGGTTGGTACCCGTGTTGTCTTTGGGGATGGTCGCCTAAGCGCAGTCGTGACCGAGGAATTAACCCATGGTGGCCGTATTGTTCTCTTTGAGTATGAGGGAATTTTCCTAGAAGTGCTTGAAAGCTTGGGAGAAATGCCTTTGCCTCCTTATATCCATGAAAAATTGGATGACCGTGAACGGTACCAGACAGTCTATGCCAAGGAGAGTGGATCAGCTGCGGCACCGACTGCAGGGCTACATTTCACCAAGGAATTACTAGAAGAAATCCAGCAAAAAGGCGTTCATCTAGTCTACCTGACCTTGCACGTTGGACTTGGGACCTTTAGACCTGTTTCAGTAGATAATCTGGATGAGCACGAGATGCACTCAGAGTTTTATCAATTGTCCGAGGAAGCCGCAGCGACTTTGCGACAGGTCAAGGAAAATGGTGGTCGTGTCATTGCGGTAGGGACAACTTCTATCCGTACGCTAGAGACCATCGGAAGCAAGTTTGATGGGCAAATCCAAGCAGATTCTGGCTGGACCAATATCTTTATCAAGCCAGGCTATGACTGGAAAGTTGTCGATGCTTTTTCTACTAATTTCCACTTGCCTAAGTCTACCTTGGTCATGCTTGTTTCTGCTTTTGCAGGACGTGAATTGGTCCTCGAAGCCTACCAGCATGCTATCGATGAAAAATACCGTTTCTTTAGCTTTGGCGATGCCATGTTTATCTACTAA
- a CDS encoding ABC transporter substrate-binding protein, whose translation MKNKTLRYTSLSVLTLLATLTLAACGGKTDKNTSASNQKETTSKVTTESASKTEAGQKEEQKSETNSATEATTTQGEQTEDKQKSQEAYAKFAGTWENYAGTTATVTADGIVTIQSANGTFKYEMGQVEEKDGYYSTGIHLVGGGQGARLIFTPAGVQNEVTGTDGSQDVLSIGQSVSDKDNQFYRN comes from the coding sequence ATGAAAAACAAAACATTGCGCTATACGAGCCTATCAGTCCTGACCTTGTTGGCTACCTTGACCTTGGCTGCCTGTGGTGGAAAGACTGACAAGAACACTTCAGCTTCAAACCAAAAGGAAACAACAAGCAAGGTGACTACAGAGTCCGCAAGTAAAACTGAAGCAGGTCAAAAAGAGGAGCAGAAGTCAGAAACAAATAGTGCGACAGAAGCTACAACCACTCAAGGAGAACAAACGGAAGATAAGCAAAAATCACAAGAGGCTTACGCTAAGTTTGCAGGGACTTGGGAAAACTACGCGGGAACAACTGCAACAGTCACAGCAGATGGGATTGTAACAATCCAAAGTGCAAATGGAACCTTTAAATACGAAATGGGTCAAGTAGAGGAAAAAGATGGCTACTACTCAACAGGTATTCATCTTGTCGGTGGTGGACAAGGGGCACGACTGATCTTTACCCCAGCTGGAGTCCAAAATGAAGTGACAGGTACAGACGGTAGCCAAGACGTCTTGTCTATCGGTCAATCTGTAAGCGACAAAGATAACCAATTTTACCGTAACTAA
- a CDS encoding DUF308 domain-containing protein: MEKILSLGLTGKKLLVQGFLFVLLGLILMVTGTWLPVTVIRLVLFLAWIATVLDLVLRIFKKSQSTDTLGVALVKLLVMGYLLGSNLATDVPIYILALVIGIYQIFHASINLVTYVLYRKNKIRPRFRFLLDGLVLVFLGGTSLLSSTGNSVFQLFVLGAYFCLYGVSNIRDGFLFEKEIGKNHLKRRVRMSLPIALAAFIPASTLAKINKFMQENADEEEDIHLGIVKSGKTAELEIFVHTAETSLFSAIGHVDICYQGRVISYGNYDPSSETLFGMIGDGVLYFCDRDKYIDLCKRESQKTLFGYGIDLTPEMEEAVQEKLAELKQLTIPWEPSADKIKTEDGKEDYTYAYKIRHETDGELYKFIKSKFKSYFVLSTNCVLLADTIVGQAGTDILSPKGFIAPGTYQAYLDREFEKPNSIVVSKHVY, encoded by the coding sequence ATGGAAAAAATTCTTTCTTTAGGTCTGACAGGTAAGAAATTACTTGTTCAGGGTTTCTTGTTTGTTCTGCTAGGTCTTATCTTGATGGTCACGGGAACTTGGTTGCCAGTGACGGTTATTCGACTGGTTCTGTTTTTAGCTTGGATAGCAACGGTCTTAGATTTAGTATTACGTATTTTCAAAAAAAGTCAGTCAACGGACACCTTGGGAGTTGCACTGGTTAAATTGTTAGTGATGGGATATTTGCTAGGCTCGAATCTTGCTACTGATGTGCCAATTTATATTTTGGCTCTTGTGATTGGAATTTATCAGATTTTTCATGCTAGTATCAACCTTGTCACCTATGTTCTCTACCGCAAAAACAAAATTCGACCTCGTTTTCGTTTCTTACTAGATGGTCTCGTACTAGTTTTTCTTGGTGGGACTAGTCTTTTGTCCTCTACGGGAAATTCTGTCTTTCAACTCTTTGTTTTAGGGGCTTATTTTTGCCTTTATGGTGTGTCCAATATCCGTGACGGTTTCTTATTTGAAAAGGAAATTGGGAAAAACCATCTCAAACGTCGTGTCAGAATGAGCTTACCTATTGCCCTAGCCGCTTTCATCCCTGCAAGTACTTTAGCAAAAATCAATAAATTCATGCAGGAAAATGCTGATGAGGAAGAAGATATCCATCTTGGAATAGTGAAGTCTGGTAAGACAGCAGAGCTAGAAATTTTTGTTCATACAGCTGAGACCTCCCTGTTTTCAGCTATTGGTCATGTGGATATCTGCTATCAGGGTCGTGTTATTTCTTATGGCAACTATGATCCGTCATCTGAGACCTTATTTGGTATGATAGGAGATGGTGTCTTATATTTTTGTGACCGCGATAAGTACATCGATCTATGTAAACGTGAGAGTCAAAAAACGCTTTTTGGTTACGGAATAGATTTGACACCGGAAATGGAAGAAGCGGTTCAGGAAAAATTAGCTGAATTAAAACAACTAACGATTCCTTGGGAGCCAAGCGCAGATAAAATTAAAACGGAAGATGGTAAGGAAGACTACACCTACGCTTATAAAATCAGACATGAGACGGATGGGGAACTTTATAAATTTATCAAATCTAAGTTTAAATCCTACTTTGTCTTGTCCACAAACTGTGTGCTCTTGGCTGATACCATAGTCGGTCAAGCTGGAACAGATATCCTCTCACCAAAAGGATTTATCGCACCAGGAACTTATCAAGCCTACCTTGACCGAGAGTTTGAAAAACCAAATAGTATAGTCGTATCTAAACATGTTTATTAA
- a CDS encoding AI-2E family transporter, giving the protein MKLVRKYTPLILFIGLVTLVILNASSFISGAVSLFEVTSTLIYGAVIAFVLNVPMKKIEEFLVKMKVKAGLRRPIAMALVFLSLILIVICLLVLVLPTLAQTISQLGTVLSTVLTQLGKLLDSSEFVTKDTLSTIVSGIQGQSSSISQALIAFLSGLTSNIGNIFSSMMNAFLIIVFTFSFLSSKEHLAAMTSRLLKVLLSEKVVTKLAYIGQIGLETYDQFLMSQLIEAVIIGVMVAVGYSLFGLPYGVMTGIFAGVLSFIPYVGPMIACVLGAIFIFTVSPSQALLSILLYQIIQLIEGNLIYPKVVGQSIGLPALFTLAAASIGGNLFGLLGMIFFTPVFAVIYRLVKEFVVAKENQVD; this is encoded by the coding sequence ATGAAGTTAGTTAGAAAATACACCCCGTTAATACTTTTTATAGGGCTGGTTACTCTTGTAATTCTGAATGCATCAAGCTTTATATCAGGAGCAGTATCTCTCTTTGAAGTAACTTCTACCTTGATTTATGGTGCTGTTATTGCTTTTGTGCTCAATGTTCCCATGAAAAAAATTGAAGAATTCCTAGTTAAAATGAAGGTAAAGGCAGGGTTGCGTCGTCCGATTGCTATGGCGCTTGTTTTCCTATCTCTTATCTTAATCGTGATCTGTCTTTTGGTTTTGGTGCTTCCAACCCTTGCTCAGACTATTAGTCAGCTGGGAACAGTCCTTTCAACAGTCCTGACTCAACTTGGTAAACTACTAGATAGCTCGGAATTTGTAACCAAAGACACGCTGTCAACTATCGTATCAGGAATTCAGGGACAGTCTAGCTCTATTAGTCAAGCTTTGATAGCCTTCTTATCCGGTCTGACTAGTAATATAGGAAATATTTTTTCAAGTATGATGAATGCCTTTCTGATTATAGTCTTTACCTTTTCATTTTTATCCAGTAAGGAACATTTGGCAGCGATGACGAGCCGACTTCTGAAAGTCTTACTTTCAGAGAAGGTAGTGACAAAGTTGGCTTACATCGGACAAATAGGACTAGAAACTTATGATCAGTTTTTGATGAGTCAGCTAATTGAAGCAGTCATCATAGGAGTTATGGTAGCGGTTGGCTATAGCCTATTTGGACTACCCTATGGGGTAATGACAGGTATCTTTGCAGGAGTGCTGTCTTTCATTCCTTATGTTGGTCCTATGATTGCTTGTGTGCTAGGAGCGATTTTTATCTTTACAGTCAGTCCAAGTCAAGCTTTACTGTCTATCCTTCTTTATCAAATTATACAGCTGATTGAGGGAAACCTTATCTATCCCAAAGTTGTGGGTCAATCTATTGGCTTACCAGCCCTTTTCACGCTTGCGGCTGCTAGTATCGGAGGGAATCTTTTCGGACTACTTGGAATGATATTCTTTACCCCCGTATTTGCTGTTATCTATCGACTGGTTAAAGAATTTGTCGTCGCAAAGGAAAATCAGGTAGATTAA
- a CDS encoding DUF308 domain-containing protein, producing the protein MKFSNRLLLFLAGVVFVLLGLFLFTNPVANLVAYSWWIAFDLLVSSIAAILGYFSAPKELRSPVYLFQGFVSLLLALYLVAYGFVTLPVVIPTIVGIWLIVEAIIAFFKGKRLGLIFPIIGSNITWVALLVFLLGLVILFNPVATGVFVVYVIAFSFLVTGFTYIIEAFRK; encoded by the coding sequence ATGAAATTTTCTAATCGTTTACTGCTATTCCTTGCAGGAGTTGTTTTTGTCCTTTTAGGACTTTTCCTATTTACAAACCCAGTAGCTAATCTTGTTGCTTACAGCTGGTGGATTGCATTTGATTTACTGGTTTCTTCTATAGCAGCTATTTTAGGCTATTTCTCTGCACCAAAAGAGCTTCGCTCACCTGTTTATCTTTTCCAAGGGTTTGTTAGTCTTCTCTTAGCTCTTTACCTCGTTGCTTATGGCTTTGTGACCCTGCCGGTCGTCATTCCGACCATTGTAGGAATTTGGTTAATTGTAGAAGCCATTATTGCTTTCTTTAAAGGCAAACGTCTAGGATTGATTTTCCCTATTATTGGTAGCAATATCACGTGGGTAGCCTTGCTTGTATTTTTACTAGGTCTAGTGATTCTGTTCAATCCAGTGGCTACAGGTGTCTTTGTCGTTTATGTCATTGCCTTTTCATTTTTAGTTACTGGCTTCACCTACATTATTGAGGCCTTTCGTAAATAG
- a CDS encoding replication-associated recombination protein A, with amino-acid sequence MPDNLALRMRPKTIDQVIGQEHLVGPGKIIRRMVEANRLSSMILYGPPGIGKTSIASAIAGTTKYAFRTFNATVDSKKRLQEIAEEAKFSGGLVLLLDEIHRLDKTKQDFLLPLLESGLVIMIGATTENPFFSVTPAIRSRVQIFELEPLSNQDVKEAIQISLTDPERGFDFPVELDDDALDFIATSTNGDLRSAFNSLDLAVLSTPANDDGIRHITLDIMENSLQRSYITMDKDGDGHYDVLSALQKSIRGSDVDASLHYAARLIEAGDLPSLARRLTVIAYEDIGLANPDAQIHTVTALDAAQRIGFPEARILIANVVIDLALSPKSNSAYVAMDKALADLKTSGHLPIPRHLRDGHYSGSKELGNAQNYLYPHNYPGHWVKQEYLPEKIRDHSYFSAEDSGKYERALAQRKETIDKLRNL; translated from the coding sequence ATGCCAGACAATCTCGCACTTCGTATGCGCCCAAAAACCATCGACCAGGTTATCGGTCAGGAGCATCTGGTCGGCCCAGGAAAAATCATCCGTCGCATGGTGGAGGCTAACCGTCTATCATCCATGATTCTCTATGGACCTCCGGGCATCGGAAAAACCAGTATCGCTTCAGCCATCGCTGGAACGACCAAGTATGCCTTTCGAACCTTTAATGCCACTGTTGATAGTAAAAAACGTCTCCAAGAAATCGCCGAAGAAGCCAAATTCTCAGGTGGATTGGTACTACTCCTAGACGAGATTCATCGTCTCGACAAGACCAAACAAGACTTTCTCCTTCCTCTCTTGGAAAGTGGATTGGTTATCATGATTGGGGCTACTACTGAAAATCCTTTCTTTTCTGTCACCCCAGCTATCCGTAGTCGGGTTCAAATTTTTGAATTGGAACCCTTGTCTAACCAAGATGTCAAAGAAGCCATTCAAATCTCCCTGACTGATCCTGAACGAGGTTTTGATTTCCCAGTTGAGTTAGATGATGATGCCCTTGATTTTATCGCAACATCTACCAATGGAGATCTTCGTTCTGCCTTTAATTCGCTGGATTTGGCAGTTCTTTCTACTCCGGCAAATGATGACGGTATCCGCCATATTACACTCGATATCATGGAAAATAGTCTGCAGAGAAGCTACATCACCATGGATAAGGATGGAGACGGACACTACGATGTTCTCTCAGCTCTGCAGAAATCCATTCGAGGTTCGGATGTAGATGCTAGTCTCCACTATGCTGCTCGCCTGATAGAGGCTGGTGACCTACCTAGCCTGGCACGTCGTTTGACTGTGATTGCTTATGAGGATATTGGCTTGGCTAATCCCGATGCCCAGATCCATACTGTGACTGCTTTGGATGCTGCACAGAGGATTGGATTTCCAGAAGCTCGAATTCTCATTGCCAATGTCGTCATTGATCTGGCACTCTCGCCCAAGTCAAACTCAGCCTATGTGGCTATGGATAAGGCTCTGGCTGACCTCAAAACATCGGGGCACCTGCCGATTCCAAGACACCTAAGAGATGGTCACTATAGTGGAAGCAAGGAGCTCGGAAACGCCCAAAACTACCTCTATCCTCATAACTATCCTGGTCACTGGGTCAAACAAGAATACCTACCAGAAAAAATCCGTGACCATAGCTACTTTTCTGCAGAAGATAGTGGAAAATACGAACGGGCCCTGGCTCAACGCAAGGAAACCATTGATAAATTACGAAACTTGTGA
- a CDS encoding DUF3013 family protein: MATYGFLDVLQEELDKNFPFDYEISWDKRNHAVEVSFLLEAQNPAGVEMLDEYGEVSSDDILFEEAVLFYNPAKSTVNAEDYLTVIPYLPKKGFSREFLAYFALFLKDTAEVGLDALMDFLEDPEAEEFVMEWNQEVFEEGKVGLEEGEFYPYPRY; this comes from the coding sequence ATGGCAACATACGGATTTTTAGATGTTTTACAAGAAGAGTTGGACAAGAACTTTCCTTTTGATTATGAGATTAGTTGGGATAAGCGCAATCATGCGGTTGAAGTGAGTTTTCTATTAGAGGCACAAAATCCTGCAGGGGTGGAGATGCTGGATGAGTACGGAGAGGTTTCGTCAGATGATATCCTTTTTGAAGAAGCAGTGCTTTTTTATAACCCTGCCAAGTCAACAGTTAATGCAGAAGACTATTTGACAGTCATCCCTTACCTGCCCAAAAAAGGTTTTTCTCGTGAATTCTTAGCTTATTTTGCACTATTTCTCAAAGATACTGCAGAGGTTGGACTAGATGCCCTCATGGACTTTTTGGAAGACCCAGAAGCAGAAGAATTTGTCATGGAATGGAACCAAGAAGTCTTTGAAGAAGGAAAAGTAGGCTTGGAAGAGGGAGAATTTTACCCTTATCCGAGATATTAG